The following proteins are encoded in a genomic region of Acidobacteriota bacterium:
- the kynU gene encoding kynureninase codes for MPDAFERARREARERDREDPLARYRAEFVVADEGLLYLDGNSLGRLPKRAEALVVRVVREEWGGRLIRGWNEGWVDAPRRVGDKLGRLLGASPGEVVVADSTSVNLFKLAVAALKAREGRTVIVTDELNFPSDLYVLDGVAKLLGGGRRVTVVAARDGISVDPADLAAAIGPDTALVSLSHVAYRSGFLHDMREVTEIAHRAGALVLWDVSHSAGVVPIDLEVSGVDLAVGCTYKHLNGGPGAPAFLYVRRELQTSLENPIPGWFGREAPFTFAPDFAPAAGVERFLVGTPPILSLAAAEAGVDLALEAGVEAARAKSVAMGRFLEGCWRTQLESLGVTLRSPRESERRGSHLSFGHPEALAIDRALIAEMNVIPDFRPPDVIRFGFAPLYTRFEELCDAVDRFRRVLDEGLWRRHSGAGPAVT; via the coding sequence CTGCCCGACGCTTTCGAGAGAGCGCGGCGCGAAGCGCGCGAACGGGACCGCGAGGACCCGCTCGCGCGCTACCGCGCCGAGTTCGTCGTCGCGGACGAGGGTCTCCTCTATCTCGACGGCAACTCCCTCGGACGTCTCCCGAAGCGGGCGGAGGCGCTCGTCGTGAGGGTCGTGCGCGAGGAGTGGGGCGGACGCCTGATTCGCGGCTGGAACGAGGGCTGGGTGGACGCGCCGCGCCGCGTCGGCGACAAGCTCGGGCGTCTCCTCGGCGCCTCGCCGGGCGAAGTCGTCGTCGCGGACTCCACGAGCGTCAACCTTTTCAAGCTCGCGGTCGCGGCGCTGAAGGCGCGCGAGGGCCGCACGGTCATCGTCACGGACGAGCTGAACTTCCCGTCCGACCTCTACGTGCTCGACGGCGTCGCGAAGCTCCTCGGCGGCGGGCGGCGCGTGACGGTCGTCGCGGCGCGCGACGGCATCTCCGTCGATCCCGCCGACCTCGCGGCGGCGATCGGGCCGGACACGGCCCTCGTCTCGCTCTCGCACGTCGCGTACCGGAGCGGGTTTCTCCACGACATGAGAGAGGTGACCGAGATCGCGCACCGGGCCGGCGCGCTCGTCCTGTGGGACGTGAGCCACTCGGCGGGCGTCGTCCCGATCGACCTCGAGGTTTCGGGTGTCGATCTCGCGGTGGGCTGCACGTACAAGCACCTGAACGGCGGTCCCGGCGCCCCCGCGTTCCTCTACGTGCGCCGCGAGCTGCAGACGTCGCTCGAGAATCCGATTCCGGGCTGGTTCGGGCGCGAGGCGCCGTTCACGTTCGCGCCGGATTTCGCGCCCGCCGCGGGCGTGGAGCGCTTTCTCGTGGGGACGCCGCCGATCCTCTCCCTCGCGGCCGCGGAGGCCGGCGTCGACCTCGCGCTGGAGGCCGGCGTCGAGGCCGCGCGCGCGAAGTCCGTCGCGATGGGGAGATTCCTCGAAGGTTGTTGGAGGACGCAGCTCGAATCACTCGGCGTCACGCTGCGTTCTCCTCGCGAGAGTGAGCGCCGCGGTTCGCACCTTTCCTTCGGCCATCCGGAGGCGCTCGCGATCGACCGTGCACTCATCGCGGAGATGAACGTCATCCCGGACTTTCGCCCGCCGGACGTGATCCGCTTCGGCTTCGCCCCCCTCTACACCCGCTTCGAAGAGCTCTGCGATGCCGTGGATCGGTTCCGGAGGGTCCTCGACGAGGGGCTCTGGCGCCGGCACTCGGGCGCGGGCCCCGCCGTCACCTGA
- the hemL gene encoding glutamate-1-semialdehyde 2,1-aminomutase: MPGGVSSPVRSFASVGGTPFFVKKGKGATLVDADGNRYVDWVMSYGPLVFGHAYGPVLSAVRKALPRGTSYGAPTKAEIELAERVAKAVPSMEKVRFVSSGTEAAMSAVRLARAATGRDLVLKFSGCYHGHADSFLVSAGSGLATLGIPGSPGVPASLAGMTLTARYNDLDSVKALFAAHPGRIAVIAVEPVAANMGVVTPAAGFLEGLRAIADKEGALLLFDEVISGFRLAKGGAQEIYGIKPDLTCLGKIIGGGLPVGAYGGRADLMAQIAPDGPVYQAGTLSGNPLAMAAGKAMLDALTPAVYWKLERTARDLEHGMNAAAKKAGVADKVVLNRIGSILTPFFTPGPVRNFDDAKKADLGKFRVWYHAMLRQGVFVAPAQFEAMFVSTAHGPKEVAKTVKAHEIALKEAFAAA; this comes from the coding sequence ATGCCCGGAGGCGTGTCGTCGCCCGTGCGCTCGTTCGCGTCCGTCGGCGGGACGCCGTTCTTCGTGAAGAAGGGCAAGGGCGCGACGCTCGTCGACGCCGACGGCAACCGGTACGTCGACTGGGTGATGTCCTACGGGCCGCTCGTGTTCGGGCACGCGTACGGGCCGGTCCTCTCGGCCGTGCGCAAGGCGCTGCCGCGCGGCACGTCCTACGGCGCGCCGACGAAGGCCGAGATCGAGCTGGCCGAGCGCGTCGCGAAGGCCGTGCCCTCGATGGAAAAGGTTCGCTTCGTCTCTTCGGGTACGGAGGCCGCGATGAGCGCCGTGCGCCTCGCGCGCGCCGCGACCGGCCGCGACCTCGTTCTGAAATTCTCGGGCTGCTACCACGGCCACGCGGATTCGTTTCTCGTCTCCGCGGGCTCGGGCCTCGCGACGCTCGGCATCCCGGGCTCGCCGGGAGTGCCGGCGTCCCTCGCGGGAATGACCTTGACGGCCCGGTACAACGACCTCGATTCCGTAAAGGCGCTCTTCGCGGCGCATCCCGGCAGGATCGCCGTGATCGCCGTCGAGCCCGTCGCCGCGAACATGGGCGTCGTCACGCCGGCCGCGGGCTTCCTCGAGGGGCTGCGCGCGATTGCCGACAAGGAAGGGGCACTCCTCCTCTTCGACGAGGTCATCAGCGGCTTCCGCCTCGCGAAGGGCGGCGCGCAGGAGATCTACGGGATCAAGCCCGACCTCACGTGCCTCGGCAAGATCATCGGCGGAGGCCTGCCCGTCGGCGCGTACGGCGGCCGGGCGGACCTCATGGCGCAGATCGCGCCGGACGGGCCCGTCTACCAGGCCGGGACGCTCTCCGGGAACCCTCTCGCGATGGCAGCCGGCAAGGCGATGCTCGACGCGCTCACGCCGGCCGTTTACTGGAAGCTCGAGCGCACGGCGCGCGACCTCGAGCACGGCATGAACGCCGCCGCGAAGAAGGCGGGCGTCGCGGACAAGGTCGTCCTGAACCGCATCGGCTCGATCCTGACGCCGTTCTTCACGCCGGGTCCCGTGCGCAACTTCGACGACGCGAAGAAGGCCGACCTCGGCAAGTTCAGGGTCTGGTACCACGCGATGCTCCGGCAGGGCGTCTTCGTCGCGCCCGCGCAGTTCGAAGCGATGTTCGTCTCGACGGCGCACGGCCCTAAGGAGGTCGCGAAGACCGTCAAGGCGCACGAGATCGCGCTGAAGGAAGCGTTCGCCGCGGCGTGA